GGTCACCAGAAAACAAAAACTGTCTTTTGTAATTCAAGAGTAGATGTCCCTCAGTGTGTCCTGGAGCGTAAATTATAGCTAGCTCATCATCAGCATCGTCTATTTTGCTGTGATATTCATGCTCTATAACTATCTCAGCATGAGGGATTGAGTCACAAAGCTCTTTGTGATGAATGATACGCTGACAACCAAAATGATCATGAAATTTCTGATGATCAGCGACATCGTCCTTGTGGGTCAAAAACATATACTTAATACCGCCCATTTCTTCAAGTTTGTCGACGAGAGCTTTAGTAAAACGCGGACTATCAACAAGCACATTGCCAGCTTCTCTTTTAATAAAGTAACTAGTAGCTCCATATGATTTCTCAGAATGATAGCCACAATGATAAACATTATCCTCTATAAGGATGGGGAAGGTATTTTGCACTGCCTTCATATCAATATCAGTACCAGTGTAGCCAATAGAAGCAGTGGGACATGAAATCAAGGCTTGCATTGCCGCCTGTTTTTCTTTATCGTTTCCAGGCTCTTTAATAACAGCTGACTTGCCCTTAACCTGTTCATAAATAGTCGGAGCCATCCAACGGCATGTATCACAATCGATACAGCTTTCATCTACAAAAAAACTTGCATCAATATTCTCTGGTCTTTTAAGGCTTTTTTGTGCCATTTGCATAGTATATCGCTAAAGTCTAGGTCAATTAACCTAGACTTAACTAATTATGTGAATAGCTAATCTATGCAGGGGAGATCACTAGTTATATTATCAGTTTTGTTCAGTTTGTGCTTTGGCCTAAGTCCAGCACATGCTCTAAAGCTACCTGATATCCATTCGCCAAACAGCTTGGCCAAGGATTCTCAGGGCAATACTTATATTGCTGCCATGGCAGAATCGAATATCTACAGAATGAATTCTGAAGGTGAGCTTTATCTTTTTGCAGGCACAGGACAAGGACTATATCAAGAAGGTCCTAGACTAGCTGCTAGTTTTAGAAATCCATATTCTGTTGCAGTAGATTCCAAAAACAATCTCTATGTTGCAGATTCTGGTAACAACCGTATTAGAAAGATCGACAATAAAACAGGTACAGTGAGCACCTATGCAGGTTCCGATAGTACCGGTCACAAAGATGGCAAAGCACTTGATGCACAGTTTAATTTCCCGTACGGAATAATTTTTGATAAAGAAGACAATCTTTATGTATCTGATCAACGCAATCATTCGATTCGCAAGATCAGCAGCAAGGGCAAAGTTTCTACTATTGCAGGCACTCAAAGCTCTGGCACAGTAGATGGCAAGGTTGCTCGTTTCAAGTATCCATCAGCAATTGCAATGGGCACAGATGATAATGTCTATGTCTTAGACAACGGTAATAAGGTACTTCGCAAAATCAACGGTGACTCTGGCTTAGTCAGTACTATCACTGATGAAGAAGACAACAAATCTAATCTAAGAGTACCTAAGCAGGCTGTTGAAGTTGAGAGAGTTGCGTTTAATCAGTAATTCCAAGTCTCTTGTTACCACTGGTGTCTTCTACCGAATCTACGTCTTGGTTTGAGATTGGTTGAATCTTGATATATATTATATCTCTGGCTTTGCTTTTGATAAACCACCTCTGTTTTGCGAGTTAGCTCTTCTTCACGAGCAGAAGCTGTTTTCTCTTTAATATCAGCAAGCCTCGAACTGAGATCAAAATCTAATGGCTGCCATTCTCTCTTAGCTGGAATATAGACTTGAGGCTTACTTTGTCCATCTTTACGAACAGCCGTAACCAAAGTCTCTCCATCAGCAGTTTTAATAGTACCCATATTATAAATCTCTAAAATTTCCTTGCGATTCTTAGGATCAGTCCATACCGCTTTAAATTCATCACTTTCACCTGCAACTGGCTCTGAATAAAAGCTTGTTTTACCTTCTTGATTTGTACTCTGTGCTGTTACCCCATTCAAGGCATTGATTTCTGCAATTACTTGAGCCTGATTTTGTTTCTCGATACTTGTCCAGTCACTTTGTCCCTCAGTTTTTTCAAAAAGCGTTGTTTGAGATCCTTTGAGTGCATAAATTCTTTCTATATGTTTACCTGAAGCATCTGCCCTAGTACCTGCGTTATAGTACTGCCAACCACTTTGACTTGCATGACTTTCTTGGCCAGCAATTAGAGCCTGAGTAGCTTCTGTTTGTTTAATAGTAGATAAATCAGCTTGTACTGATTTAAGTGCAAGCATGTCATCAAGCCGGATATCTGTTTTGGGTTTAATCCCTGAGCTTGCAATTATTTCTTGAGCGAACTTGATTGCTTCGGTTGATTCTTCTCCAAGTCCGGAAAAAGCAGCATGCAAGTCAGAACTGGCTTGACTCCGCACTTCTTTATCTTTTTGTATATGTGATTTTCTTTCATTTGCATAATAACCTTCATTCATAGCATCATAAGTGCCAGAGATTCTGGGACTAAACGCACGATTTAATCCCAAGAAACCAGGTGGAACCTCTACCCCTGGAGACCAATTAGCAACAGCGCTAGCGCTAGCACGAGGATCATTACGAGCAATAGATTTAACTGTATCTTGTAACACGATCTCACGCATTTGTTCAGCGTAATTAGCCTTCTCTCTTTCTGCTGGAGTTTGCGGATTTTTCAAAATCCGAATTGCTATATTATTAGCCAAACCATCCAACTTTGTCTTATCAAGTTTACCCTCTTTATCAAATAAACTAGTAACAACTCCTGCTGCTGATTCAATATTAAAATCCTTAATTCCCATGAGCTTAGCTTCTCGGGACGTAAAATCCACTAAATTGCTAGCAAATGTTTTCTTACCTTCTGGACTAAGACCTTCAAAAATAGTTCTAGCTTTTGAAGCAAGTTGGATTAGATCAGGCTTAGCCTCTGAACTTAATCCTTTAACTAAATCTAAGCTACCAGAGAGCAAAGTATTTCTATCCGCTGGGTTTAACTTACTTACAGTACCATGAACAAAATCTGTAATTGAGTCCAAATGTTCTTTGGTTAGTTTTTCGCCACTAATCGTTGCTGCTGAGCCTACTATATCTGCAACTAATTCTCTATCTCCAGCAAGTCTCTCAGCTACTTTGGTCATAGATGCTGAATTTGGATTTTCACGTGCAGCTTGAAAATCTGATATGAAATCCATTCTCTCTGCAAGCTGCTCATCAGTACCGCGAGCTAATAAGCCGGCTGCAAAATCTAGAGCCTCGCTAGAAGTCTTTAGTCTTGGTTTGTCGCTAGTGGCTGATTGAACCAAAGACAAAGTCTCCAAACTACTACGCAATTCTGCTTCTCTCCTTTCAATAGAAACATTGTCACCAAGAGACTTGGCTTTCTCTAATATAATCTCTTTTGTTAAACCTCTTATTCCCTCTGGACTTTTAAACCGCACACTGTCAGTCGACTTAAGCTTATCCATAGTGAATGAATCGAGCTTCACAAGATCATTATTTGCTTTGATTTTGTTTTCAATATTGTCAAAATATTGATTTTGAACTTTCTGCTTTGCTGCTCTTGCCAGTTCTTCTGCACCAGATTTTTGCCATAGCGCTCCAGCAGTACTAGCAATCAAACTAGAAACAGCAGCATATTGTTCACCTTTTGGTAAATCAGAGGAAGGTTGCTTTAAGCCAAAGACTGGAGTTTGAGCTACCTTTAGTTTATCAGCTTGCTCTACTACAAAGCTAGCTTCAATAACTTTCGGGACAGGCTTTTTGTCCTCCTCATCATCAATCCTGGAATCACTTCCAGAACCAATACTAACGCCGCCAACACTCAATAGAGTCTCCTTTCGTCGACTCCCTTCTCTCCTTTATTAGTGATGCATTTATAAGTTATGAATTAGTTAAAGCTTTCTCAAGTCCTATATCCGCATAAACATGCGTCTCAGCTTTAGCGCCAGGATGAGTAACAGCACCAAGGTGCGCTGGACCCACTAGCTGAGCGTATTTCCACAGAGTACCAGAGTTATAGTCATTTGCTCTCTTGGTCCACTTGGCGCGGCGTTCTGCTAATTGAGCATCAGACAAAGCAACACTTAGCTCACGAGTCTTTGCATTAATAGTAATAATGTCGCCGTCTTCAAGCAAGCCAATTGGGCCGCTTTCAGCAGCTTCTGGTCCAACATGACCAACACAAAATCCGCGAGTGCCGCCTGAGAATCTTCCATCAGTAATAAGTGCGACTTTCTCGCCCATGCCTTGACCATAGATCGCAGCAGTTGTTGCTAGCATCTCGCGCATTCCTGGCCCGCCCTTAGGTCCTTCGTAGCGAATCACAATCACATCGCCTTCTTTGTAATCGCGCTTCTCAACAGCGCGGAAAGCATCTTCCTCACAATCAAAGACTCTAGCTGGTCCTTTATGTTCTTGTGAAACCAAGCCTGCGACTTTGACAATCGCACCATCAGGAGCCAGGTTGCCCTTGAGAGTAACTACTCCACCAGTCTTGCTGATTGGCTTTGAGCATCTATAAAGCAGGTCTTGCTCTTGTTTTGGGAAAGTCGCGCTAGCAGCATTTTGCGCAATGGTCTTGCCGTTAACAGTCATACAATCACCATGAATAAATCCAGCGTCCAGTAATTCCTTGATCACGATTTGGATACCACCAAGCTCATAAAGATCCTTCGCTACATATTTGCCGCCTGGTTTGAGGGAGGTGATATAAGGAGT
The Cyanobacteriota bacterium genome window above contains:
- a CDS encoding MBL fold metallo-hydrolase, which produces MAQKSLKRPENIDASFFVDESCIDCDTCRWMAPTIYEQVKGKSAVIKEPGNDKEKQAAMQALISCPTASIGYTGTDIDMKAVQNTFPILIEDNVYHCGYHSEKSYGATSYFIKREAGNVLVDSPRFTKALVDKLEEMGGIKYMFLTHKDDVADHQKFHDHFGCQRIIHHKELCDSIPHAEIVIEHEYHSKIDDADDELAIIYAPGHTEGHLLLNYKRQFLFSGDHIAYSKKLNQLIAWKKYCKYSWNKQIESVEKLIEYYWAWLLPGHGRRIKAHPEAYKLHIESCVEWMRQQ
- a CDS encoding SMP-30/gluconolactonase/LRE family protein, producing the protein MQGRSLVILSVLFSLCFGLSPAHALKLPDIHSPNSLAKDSQGNTYIAAMAESNIYRMNSEGELYLFAGTGQGLYQEGPRLAASFRNPYSVAVDSKNNLYVADSGNNRIRKIDNKTGTVSTYAGSDSTGHKDGKALDAQFNFPYGIIFDKEDNLYVSDQRNHSIRKISSKGKVSTIAGTQSSGTVDGKVARFKYPSAIAMGTDDNVYVLDNGNKVLRKINGDSGLVSTITDEEDNKSNLRVPKQAVEVERVAFNQ